A single window of Chitinophaga sp. XS-30 DNA harbors:
- a CDS encoding CTP synthase — MAKYIFVTGGVTSSLGKGIIAASLAKLLQARGFRVTIQKFDPYINVDPGTLNPYEHGECYVTEDGAETDLDLGHYERFLNTPTSQANNVTTGRIYQTVINKEREGAYLGKTVQVIPHITDEIKRRILLLGKDGKYDIIITELGGTVGDIESLPYIEAVRQLQWELGEEDCLVVHLTLIPYLRAAKELKTKPTQHSVRLLSENGVHPDIIVCRTEEPMYRELKKKIALFCNVQVDAVIEANDVGTIYEVPLEMMREKLDVICLKKLNLPIEKEPELVKWREFLDKLKYPKTKVTIGLIGKYVELQDAYKSILESFIHAGAVNECKVIVQNIHSEHITPENVCEKLKNLDGLLVAPGFGHRGIEGKITAIQYARENNLPFFGICLGMQMAVVEYARNVLGLREAHSTEMNPETPYPVISLMEEQKKVTKKGGTMRLGAYTCDLKPGSQASAIYGGASTISERHRHRYEFNNDFLDQMEQGGLTASGKNPETGLVEMIELPTHPFFIGGQFHPELKSTVESPAPIFVSFIHAAKNFAESRNGKTRQAEEKVVHD, encoded by the coding sequence ATGGCAAAATATATCTTCGTTACGGGAGGTGTTACTTCCTCATTGGGTAAAGGAATTATAGCAGCGTCCCTCGCTAAACTATTGCAGGCACGAGGCTTCAGAGTGACAATTCAGAAGTTTGATCCGTACATCAATGTGGATCCGGGAACACTAAACCCCTATGAACACGGGGAATGTTATGTAACCGAAGATGGCGCCGAAACAGACCTGGATCTGGGCCATTATGAGCGTTTCCTCAATACCCCTACTTCACAGGCCAACAACGTGACCACCGGCCGTATCTATCAGACTGTCATCAACAAGGAGCGTGAAGGCGCTTACCTTGGGAAAACCGTACAGGTGATCCCGCATATTACAGACGAGATCAAGCGCCGCATCCTCCTGCTGGGAAAGGACGGCAAGTATGATATCATTATCACGGAGCTGGGCGGTACCGTGGGTGACATCGAATCCCTCCCTTACATTGAAGCGGTACGCCAGCTGCAGTGGGAACTGGGTGAAGAGGATTGCCTGGTGGTGCACCTCACCCTCATTCCTTACCTGCGTGCGGCAAAAGAGCTGAAAACCAAACCCACACAGCATTCTGTGAGATTGCTGAGTGAGAATGGCGTACATCCGGATATCATCGTCTGCCGTACGGAAGAGCCGATGTACCGCGAACTGAAGAAAAAGATCGCATTGTTCTGTAATGTACAGGTAGATGCGGTGATAGAAGCGAATGACGTGGGCACCATCTATGAAGTGCCGCTGGAAATGATGCGGGAGAAGCTGGATGTGATCTGCCTGAAAAAGCTTAACCTGCCCATCGAAAAGGAACCTGAGCTGGTGAAATGGCGGGAGTTCCTGGACAAGCTGAAATATCCGAAAACAAAAGTAACGATCGGCCTTATCGGCAAATACGTGGAATTGCAGGATGCCTATAAATCCATCCTGGAATCCTTTATACATGCCGGTGCGGTGAACGAATGCAAAGTGATCGTACAGAATATTCATTCCGAGCATATTACGCCTGAAAACGTCTGCGAAAAACTGAAGAACCTCGATGGCCTGCTGGTTGCGCCAGGCTTCGGTCACCGTGGCATTGAAGGCAAGATCACGGCTATCCAGTACGCCCGGGAAAATAACCTGCCGTTCTTCGGCATCTGCCTGGGCATGCAAATGGCCGTTGTAGAATACGCCCGCAATGTGCTCGGCCTGCGGGAAGCCCATTCTACCGAAATGAATCCCGAAACCCCTTACCCGGTGATCAGCCTCATGGAGGAGCAAAAAAAGGTCACCAAAAAAGGAGGGACCATGCGCCTGGGCGCCTATACCTGCGACCTGAAGCCCGGTTCGCAAGCCTCGGCCATATACGGCGGCGCCAGCACCATCAGCGAACGCCACCGCCATCGTTATGAATTCAATAACGACTTCCTGGACCAGATGGAACAGGGCGGCCTGACCGCTTCCGGGAAAAACCCGGAAACCGGACTGGTGGAAATGATCGAACTGCCCACCCATCCCTTCTTTATCGGAGGCCAGTTCCACCCGGAGCTGAAAAGCACCGTGGAAAGTCCCGCTCCCATCTTCGTCAGCTTCATTCATGCCGCCAAGAACTTTGCTGAAAGCAGGAACGGCAAGACCCGCCAGGCGGAAGAGAAAGTGGTACATGATTAG
- the yidC gene encoding membrane protein insertase YidC gives MDRNSVIGFVLLGALLIGYIFWNQKTTTEARLEKARQDSIANLNKPKDQQVRTDTASSPVPDSARLSTEYGSFAAAAIGAEQTQVLENELLRIVLTNKGGEPKTIELKEFKTSEGQPLFLQSGSFNRTGLKIPLNNNQELNTSDVFFTPGNIQEGGDGSKTVSYRLTTDQPGQYLEYVYTIKPGSYLVDFTINMVGLQNTLPKGNISLQWNSQANRQEHDMNQERLNNQVHYRFADKEHDYFTLQNRSQEKLERPLQWVSFKQQFFNITMLARKENFASAEINTKVPESGNIVGQNMTTLAIPYNGAAAYSFPMEVYYGPNHYKTLKAMDIELEKIIPLGTGIFAFVKYVNKWIIIPVFNFLGGLTSNYGLIILLLTIFIRLIIAPFTYQSYVSAAKMKVLKPELDELRAKHKDDQQAFGMEQMKLFRSAGVNPLGGCLPALLQLPILVAMYSFFPSSIELRQESFLWAKDLSTYDSIYNFGFTIPLYGDHISLFTILMTLTSLVLAFYNRGMTDQSNPVMKYMPYVFPVMLLGIFNSMAAALTYYYFLSNVISILLQWVIQTFIINHDKIHAKIQANKLKPAKTSKWGERLAEMQKRQQEMQKQQQKKK, from the coding sequence ATGGATAGAAACTCGGTCATTGGTTTTGTACTGTTAGGAGCTTTGCTGATCGGATATATTTTCTGGAATCAAAAGACGACTACGGAAGCAAGACTGGAAAAAGCCCGTCAGGATTCCATTGCCAACCTGAACAAGCCGAAGGACCAGCAGGTCAGAACAGATACGGCTTCCTCCCCTGTACCGGATTCAGCCCGCCTGAGCACCGAATATGGTTCATTTGCCGCCGCCGCCATCGGCGCGGAGCAGACCCAGGTGCTGGAAAACGAGTTGCTCAGGATCGTATTGACCAACAAAGGCGGTGAGCCAAAGACCATCGAGCTGAAGGAATTCAAGACCTCGGAAGGCCAGCCGCTTTTCCTCCAGTCCGGTTCCTTTAACAGAACAGGTCTGAAAATACCGTTGAACAATAACCAGGAACTGAATACCTCTGATGTTTTCTTTACACCCGGCAACATCCAGGAAGGCGGGGATGGCAGCAAAACGGTCAGCTACCGCCTGACTACCGATCAGCCCGGGCAGTACCTGGAATATGTTTATACCATCAAACCCGGCAGCTACCTGGTGGATTTTACCATCAATATGGTCGGGTTGCAGAACACCTTGCCCAAGGGCAATATCAGCCTGCAATGGAACAGCCAGGCCAACCGCCAGGAGCATGACATGAACCAGGAGCGCCTCAATAACCAGGTGCATTACCGTTTCGCGGATAAGGAGCATGATTATTTCACCCTGCAGAACCGTTCCCAGGAAAAGCTGGAAAGGCCGCTGCAATGGGTGAGCTTCAAGCAGCAGTTCTTCAATATCACCATGCTGGCCCGAAAAGAGAACTTCGCCAGCGCGGAGATCAACACCAAAGTGCCGGAAAGCGGCAACATCGTTGGGCAGAACATGACCACCCTGGCCATCCCCTACAACGGTGCCGCAGCTTATAGCTTCCCGATGGAAGTGTATTACGGTCCCAACCACTACAAAACACTGAAAGCAATGGATATCGAGCTGGAAAAGATCATCCCGCTCGGCACCGGCATCTTTGCTTTTGTAAAATATGTCAACAAGTGGATCATCATCCCGGTGTTCAACTTCCTGGGCGGACTGACCAGCAATTATGGCCTCATCATCCTGCTGCTCACCATTTTCATCCGCCTGATCATCGCTCCTTTCACCTACCAGAGTTATGTTTCGGCTGCCAAGATGAAAGTGCTGAAGCCGGAACTGGATGAATTGCGCGCGAAACACAAAGATGATCAGCAGGCATTTGGCATGGAGCAGATGAAACTCTTCCGCAGCGCCGGTGTGAACCCGCTGGGAGGTTGTTTGCCCGCGCTTTTGCAGCTGCCGATCCTCGTGGCGATGTACTCTTTCTTCCCCTCTTCCATTGAGCTGCGGCAGGAAAGTTTCCTGTGGGCGAAAGACCTTTCCACCTACGATTCCATCTACAACTTCGGTTTTACCATACCGCTGTACGGCGATCACATCAGTTTATTCACCATCCTGATGACACTGACCAGCCTTGTGCTCGCATTCTACAATCGCGGTATGACGGACCAGAGCAATCCCGTGATGAAATACATGCCATATGTATTCCCCGTGATGCTGCTCGGTATCTTTAACAGCATGGCCGCGGCGCTGACCTATTATTACTTCCTGAGTAATGTGATCAGTATCCTGCTGCAGTGGGTGATCCAGACGTTCATCATCAACCACGACAAGATCCATGCGAAGATCCAGGCGAACAAGCTGAAGCCTGCCAAAACATCCAAGTGGGGAGAACGGCTTGCGGAGATGCAGAAGCGGCAGCAGGAAATGCAGAAACAACAACAGAAAAAGAAATAA
- a CDS encoding M20/M25/M40 family metallo-hydrolase yields MEPLLLQDMRRIFLATLLLAGLSGYAQDYLPSATRITQTVNYLASDRLKGRGTGEKGGEKAARYVKQQFAKIGLVPGNHDMWFQDFTFDRGKHTGLKSRNVIGYLDNGAAYTIVIGAHYDHLGRGGLFDGKYPVGQIHNGADDNASGVAGLLELARYYTENSERENFNFMFIAFGGEELGLQGSKYYVKHPVDSLANIHFMLNMDMIGRYNPERGVGIGGYGTAEEWPAIFKGVTGDVKFFTDAAGKGGSDHHSFYMAGVPVLFLHTGGHDDYHKPTDDVPKLEAVAEAGILRIAIELINRAMGYQKLNYAEVK; encoded by the coding sequence ATGGAGCCTTTGCTTTTGCAGGACATGAGAAGGATATTTTTAGCGACATTATTACTGGCCGGGCTTTCCGGTTATGCACAGGATTATCTGCCTTCCGCAACACGCATTACGCAGACGGTGAACTACCTGGCGTCAGACAGGTTGAAAGGGCGCGGCACCGGAGAGAAAGGGGGAGAAAAAGCGGCCCGGTACGTAAAGCAGCAATTCGCAAAGATCGGGCTGGTGCCGGGTAACCACGACATGTGGTTCCAGGATTTTACATTCGACCGGGGCAAACATACCGGTCTGAAAAGCAGGAATGTGATCGGGTATCTCGATAACGGGGCCGCATATACGATCGTTATCGGTGCGCATTACGATCATCTCGGCCGCGGCGGTCTCTTCGATGGCAAATACCCGGTAGGGCAGATACACAACGGTGCGGACGATAACGCTTCCGGTGTGGCCGGATTGCTGGAACTGGCGCGGTATTATACAGAGAACAGCGAACGGGAGAACTTCAATTTCATGTTCATCGCCTTCGGCGGGGAAGAGCTGGGATTGCAGGGATCGAAATACTATGTGAAGCACCCCGTGGATTCACTGGCCAATATTCATTTCATGCTGAACATGGATATGATCGGCCGTTACAATCCGGAGCGCGGAGTGGGCATTGGCGGATACGGCACGGCGGAGGAATGGCCGGCAATATTCAAGGGAGTGACCGGCGATGTGAAATTCTTCACCGATGCTGCAGGTAAAGGCGGCTCGGACCATCACAGTTTTTATATGGCCGGAGTGCCGGTGCTGTTCCTGCATACGGGCGGGCACGATGATTATCACAAGCCTACTGACGATGTGCCGAAGCTGGAAGCAGTGGCGGAAGCCGGAATACTGCGTATTGCGATCGAATTGATCAACCGGGCCATGGGGTATCAGAAACTGAATTATGCGGAGGTGAAATAA
- a CDS encoding penicillin-binding protein 1A: protein MKKSVKLLWIVFGGGVTLFLVLILLINLRIIGHMPSIEELENPRTALASTVYAEDGTIMGKYLQVDRSNIDYKDISKNVINALLATEDRRFYDHSGIDAKGTLAIPFYLMVGKKRGSSTISQQLALNLQQDGEGKQRSRNTFVRAFQKLSEWVIAIKLERNFTKEEILTLYLNTVAFGDNVYGIENGARTFFSKEPSRLSIEEAAVLVGMLKGVTQYNPRRNPQMSRDRRNTVIENMVDEGYITRAEGDAAKNKPIVLRYNKLDHNKGLAPYFREVLRGELKAWCKDHKKADGTEYNLYRDGLKIYTTINPRMQIYAEQAVARHLKDLQKSFYAQSNIKSGKVWDKRQSDLNRFMKDSERYRQMKEDEASDEDIEKAFNTPTKMQVFAWRSFTDPEMNEIDTVMTPMDSIRYSRAVLQAGFMAMDPESGEVKAWVGGPDFRYFKNDHVIRTQRQVGSTFKPFLYCFALMNGIGPNTMLPNEPVTIGNWTLSRNSEGSVGGSISMAGALAKSLNLVSAYLIKQMTAKAFADFANSKIGFSKKIDPYPSIALGTSELSLYDMLRAYTMFPARGVITKPIYITRIEDRNGNILETFVPEKREVISENDSYTMVKMMEGVTQSGGTGARLRFRYNIPGEIGGKTGTTNDNTDGWFIGYTPQILAGSWVGCENNYLRFNTTAMGQGANTGLPIWALFMQKVYADKTLGIDPKSTFPIPANLRNDLYFNYESNVQPGAEAEDVGNGAASDYETIDLRDYGEPVQETTPPAKDTQKGKEKKKEDEKERNPKALMPKPIKNN from the coding sequence ATGAAAAAATCCGTAAAGTTATTGTGGATAGTGTTCGGCGGAGGGGTAACCCTCTTTCTGGTCCTTATCCTCCTGATCAATCTCCGCATTATCGGGCATATGCCCAGTATTGAGGAGTTGGAAAATCCCCGTACCGCCCTGGCTTCTACCGTGTATGCGGAAGATGGCACCATCATGGGCAAATATTTGCAGGTAGACCGTTCAAATATTGATTATAAAGATATTTCCAAAAATGTGATCAATGCCCTGCTGGCTACGGAAGACCGCCGCTTCTACGATCATTCAGGCATCGATGCCAAAGGCACCCTGGCCATCCCGTTCTATCTCATGGTCGGGAAAAAACGCGGTTCCAGCACCATTTCCCAGCAGCTGGCCCTGAACCTGCAGCAGGACGGAGAGGGCAAACAACGCTCCCGCAACACCTTCGTACGCGCATTCCAGAAGCTCTCCGAATGGGTGATCGCCATTAAACTGGAAAGGAATTTTACCAAGGAAGAGATACTGACGTTGTATCTGAACACAGTGGCGTTCGGCGACAATGTGTACGGTATCGAGAACGGGGCAAGGACCTTCTTCAGCAAAGAACCCAGCCGCCTCAGCATCGAAGAGGCCGCCGTGCTGGTGGGCATGCTCAAAGGCGTTACCCAATACAATCCGCGGAGAAATCCCCAGATGTCCCGCGACCGGCGCAATACCGTGATCGAGAATATGGTGGATGAAGGATATATCACCCGCGCCGAAGGCGATGCCGCCAAAAACAAACCCATCGTTTTAAGATATAATAAACTCGATCATAACAAAGGCCTGGCACCCTATTTCCGGGAAGTGCTGCGCGGTGAACTGAAAGCCTGGTGCAAGGACCATAAAAAAGCCGATGGTACGGAATATAATCTGTACCGGGACGGGCTGAAGATCTACACCACCATCAACCCGCGCATGCAGATATATGCCGAACAAGCGGTAGCCAGGCACCTGAAGGACCTGCAAAAATCCTTCTACGCGCAATCCAACATCAAATCCGGCAAGGTGTGGGACAAACGCCAGTCCGATCTGAACCGGTTCATGAAAGATTCAGAGCGTTACCGGCAAATGAAGGAAGATGAAGCATCCGATGAGGATATTGAAAAAGCTTTCAATACCCCCACCAAAATGCAGGTGTTCGCATGGCGCAGTTTTACCGATCCTGAAATGAACGAGATCGATACTGTGATGACGCCAATGGACTCCATCCGCTATTCCCGCGCCGTATTGCAGGCCGGATTTATGGCGATGGACCCTGAAAGCGGGGAAGTCAAAGCCTGGGTAGGCGGTCCCGATTTCCGCTATTTCAAGAATGATCACGTTATCAGAACACAACGCCAGGTAGGGTCTACTTTCAAACCCTTCCTCTACTGCTTTGCACTGATGAACGGCATCGGCCCCAATACCATGTTACCCAACGAACCGGTGACCATAGGTAACTGGACGCTCAGCCGCAACTCCGAAGGCAGCGTAGGCGGTTCCATTTCCATGGCCGGCGCCCTCGCCAAATCGCTCAACCTGGTCAGCGCCTATCTTATCAAGCAGATGACCGCCAAAGCATTCGCGGACTTTGCCAACAGCAAGATCGGCTTCTCCAAAAAGATCGATCCCTACCCCTCCATTGCGCTGGGTACTTCCGAACTTTCGTTATACGATATGCTGCGCGCCTACACCATGTTCCCCGCCCGCGGCGTCATCACCAAACCGATATACATCACCCGTATTGAAGACCGCAACGGCAACATCCTGGAAACCTTCGTACCGGAAAAAAGGGAAGTGATCAGTGAAAATGATTCCTACACCATGGTGAAAATGATGGAAGGCGTTACGCAAAGCGGCGGTACCGGCGCACGCCTGCGCTTCCGTTACAATATCCCCGGTGAAATAGGCGGCAAAACCGGTACTACCAACGATAATACGGATGGCTGGTTTATTGGTTACACTCCGCAGATACTGGCAGGCTCATGGGTAGGTTGCGAGAACAACTACCTCCGCTTCAACACCACCGCAATGGGACAGGGCGCCAATACCGGCCTGCCCATCTGGGCGCTCTTCATGCAGAAAGTGTATGCGGACAAAACACTGGGCATCGACCCGAAATCCACTTTCCCCATCCCCGCCAATTTGCGCAACGATCTGTACTTTAATTACGAATCCAACGTACAACCGGGCGCTGAAGCAGAGGATGTGGGCAATGGCGCTGCCAGCGACTATGAAACGATCGATCTGAGAGACTACGGCGAACCGGTTCAGGAAACAACGCCACCGGCAAAGGATACGCAGAAAGGGAAAGAGAAGAAAAAAGAGGATGAAAAGGAAAGAAACCCGAAAGCACTGATGCCCAAGCCGATCAAAAATAACTAA